One genomic segment of Candidatus Rokuibacteriota bacterium includes these proteins:
- a CDS encoding succinate dehydrogenase/fumarate reductase iron-sulfur subunit, with protein sequence MNPGAMVALRVYRWAPGSAERWQEYRIPAAVDLTVLDALVEVQRTQDGTLAFRYACRVGMCGSCAMVVNGRERWACRTRLSALGPRVTVRPLYHFPLVRDLVVDMEPFVAKMKTVGAAFVPRAEAQQFAAIGSQSRERRAIDPALECIGCGACLSACTMVAHDPGFPGPAALNRAFTLMADSRDPAKAERWVPLLSEDALWRCHAQASCTEVCPMELSPTDSILRLRRRAVASLLRS encoded by the coding sequence GTGAACCCTGGGGCGATGGTGGCGCTGCGGGTGTACCGCTGGGCGCCGGGCTCGGCGGAGCGGTGGCAAGAGTACCGCATTCCGGCGGCCGTGGACCTGACGGTGCTCGATGCGCTCGTCGAGGTGCAGCGCACGCAGGATGGTACGCTGGCCTTCCGCTACGCGTGCCGGGTCGGGATGTGCGGCTCCTGCGCCATGGTGGTCAACGGCCGCGAGCGGTGGGCGTGCCGGACGCGGCTGTCAGCACTGGGGCCGAGGGTGACGGTCCGCCCCCTCTACCACTTCCCGCTGGTCCGCGACCTGGTCGTGGACATGGAGCCCTTCGTTGCGAAGATGAAGACGGTGGGTGCGGCGTTCGTCCCGCGGGCCGAGGCCCAACAGTTCGCTGCGATCGGGAGCCAGTCGCGCGAACGGCGCGCGATCGATCCGGCGCTGGAGTGCATCGGCTGCGGCGCGTGTCTCTCGGCGTGCACCATGGTGGCTCACGATCCCGGGTTTCCGGGACCTGCGGCGTTGAACCGGGCGTTCACCCTTATGGCCGACAGTCGGGACCCGGCAAAAGCTGAGCGCTGGGTCCCGCTCCTCTCGGAAGACGCCCTCTGGCGCTGCCACGCGCAGGCCAGCTGCACCGAGGTCTGCCCGATGGAGCTCTCTCCCACGGACTCGATCCTCCGCTTGCGTCGCCGCGCTGTCGCTTCGCTCCTGAGGTCATGA